Proteins encoded by one window of Dioscorea cayenensis subsp. rotundata cultivar TDr96_F1 chromosome 6, TDr96_F1_v2_PseudoChromosome.rev07_lg8_w22 25.fasta, whole genome shotgun sequence:
- the LOC120262871 gene encoding phenylacetaldehyde reductase-like isoform X1, giving the protein MNGKVVCVTGASGFIASWLVKLLLDRGYTVKATVRDLGDPKKTEHLWALDGASERLQLFKANLLEEGSFDAAFDGCECVFHTASPCFLATEDPQADLIDPAVKGTLNVLNSCAKISSIKRVVMTSSMAAVTLNDRWTHDVMIDETWFSSVDFCERNELWYALSKTLAEECAWKFSKDNGIDMVTINPSFVIGSLLQPTLNLSAAQILNLINGTTYNPNENYRWVNVKDVALAHILAFEVPSANGRYCLVERVSRDSEVIKIINELYPTIQLPQKCTNKEPVNPRYQVSDKKARSLGLDFIPLETSLKEVIESLKEKGFVSF; this is encoded by the exons ATGAATGGGAAGGTCGTGTGCGTGACGGGGGCCTCCGGCTTCATCGCTTCATGGCTGGTAAAGCTCCTCCTTGATCGCGGTTACACTGTCAAGGCCACCGTTCGTGACCTTG GTGATCCCAAGAAGACAGAACACTTGTGGGCATTGGACGGAGCTAGTGAGCGGCTTCAGCTTTTCAAAGCAAACTTATTAGAGGAAGGCTCATTTGATGCTGCTTTTGATGGATGTGAATGTGTTTTCCATACAGCTTCCCCTTGTTTTTTGGCTACTGAAGATCCACAG GCTGATTTAATTGATCCAGCAGTAAAAGGGACCCTTAATGTTTTAAATTCGTGTGCTAAAATCTCTTCCATTAAAAGGGTGGTTATGACATCATCCATGGCTGCTGTTACACTCAATGATAGATGGACTCATGATGTGATGATTGATGAGACATGGTTTTCAAGTGTAGATTTCTGTGAGCGTAATGAG TTGTGGTATGCGTTGTCGAAGACACTCGCTGAGGAGTGTGCTTGGAAGTTTTCGAAAGATAATGGCATTGATATGGTCACAATCAATCCATCATTTGTCATTGGTTCTCTTCTGCAACCAACTTTAAACTTAAGTGCTGCTCAAATTCTGAACTTAATAAATG GAACAACTTACAACCCAAATGAAAACTATCGTTGGGTAAATGTCAAAGATGTCGCGTTGGCACATATCCTCGCATTTGAGGTACCCTCTGCAAATGGAAGATATTGTTTGGTTGAACGAGTTTCTCGTGATTCGGAggttataaaaattataaatgaactATATCCAACTATTCAACTCCCTCAGAA GTGCACAAACAAAGAGCCGGTTAACCCTAGATATCAGGTCTCGGACAAGAAAGCAAGAAGCTTGGGCTTAGATTTTATCCCTTTGGAGACAAGCCTCAAGGAGGTTATTGAAAGCTTGAAAGAGAAAGGCTTTGTTAGTTTCTAA
- the LOC120262871 gene encoding phenylacetaldehyde reductase-like isoform X2 — MNGKVVCVTGASGFIASWLVKLLLDRGYTVKATVRDLGDPKKTEHLWALDGASERLQLFKANLLEEGSFDAAFDGCECVFHTASPCFLATEDPQADLIDPAVKGTLNVLNSCAKISSIKRVVMTSSMAAVTLNDRWTHDVMIDETWFSSVDFCERNELWYALSKTLAEECAWKFSKDNGIDMVTINPSFVIGSLLQPTLNLSAAQILNLINGTTYNPNENYRWVNVKDVALAHILAFEVPSANGRYCLVERVSRDSEVIKIINELYPTIQLPQNFNGYCWQVHKQRAG; from the exons ATGAATGGGAAGGTCGTGTGCGTGACGGGGGCCTCCGGCTTCATCGCTTCATGGCTGGTAAAGCTCCTCCTTGATCGCGGTTACACTGTCAAGGCCACCGTTCGTGACCTTG GTGATCCCAAGAAGACAGAACACTTGTGGGCATTGGACGGAGCTAGTGAGCGGCTTCAGCTTTTCAAAGCAAACTTATTAGAGGAAGGCTCATTTGATGCTGCTTTTGATGGATGTGAATGTGTTTTCCATACAGCTTCCCCTTGTTTTTTGGCTACTGAAGATCCACAG GCTGATTTAATTGATCCAGCAGTAAAAGGGACCCTTAATGTTTTAAATTCGTGTGCTAAAATCTCTTCCATTAAAAGGGTGGTTATGACATCATCCATGGCTGCTGTTACACTCAATGATAGATGGACTCATGATGTGATGATTGATGAGACATGGTTTTCAAGTGTAGATTTCTGTGAGCGTAATGAG TTGTGGTATGCGTTGTCGAAGACACTCGCTGAGGAGTGTGCTTGGAAGTTTTCGAAAGATAATGGCATTGATATGGTCACAATCAATCCATCATTTGTCATTGGTTCTCTTCTGCAACCAACTTTAAACTTAAGTGCTGCTCAAATTCTGAACTTAATAAATG GAACAACTTACAACCCAAATGAAAACTATCGTTGGGTAAATGTCAAAGATGTCGCGTTGGCACATATCCTCGCATTTGAGGTACCCTCTGCAAATGGAAGATATTGTTTGGTTGAACGAGTTTCTCGTGATTCGGAggttataaaaattataaatgaactATATCCAACTATTCAACTCCCTCAGAA CTTTAATGGTTATTGTTGGCAGGTGCACAAACAAAGAGCCGGTTAA